A single genomic interval of Candidatus Binataceae bacterium harbors:
- a CDS encoding nitrile hydratase accessory protein, giving the protein MAQSLEELMRTRGIEPRGVTFAEPWEARAFALALDLAARGSFAWEEFRQRLIAEIARADAQAAAGGSPTSYYECWLAALEGSLRENGHASLVEIDRRAAAIAANPAARNKALSSGPIKIA; this is encoded by the coding sequence ATGGCGCAATCACTCGAAGAGCTAATGCGGACGCGCGGGATTGAGCCGCGCGGCGTTACCTTCGCCGAGCCTTGGGAGGCCCGCGCCTTCGCCCTGGCGCTCGATCTGGCGGCGCGCGGGAGCTTCGCGTGGGAGGAGTTTCGCCAACGCCTGATCGCTGAAATCGCGCGGGCCGACGCACAAGCGGCCGCCGGCGGAAGCCCGACCAGCTATTATGAATGCTGGCTCGCCGCGCTCGAAGGATCGCTTCGGGAAAACGGCCACGCGAGTTTGGTTGAAATCGACCGTCGCGCCGCGGCGATCGCCGCCAATCCCGCCGCGCGCAACAAGGCGCTTTCCAGCGGCCCGATTAAAATCGCCTGA
- the def gene encoding peptide deformylase: MILKVARLGHPVIRTIAQPVRPDVIRTSEFQRLLDDMVETMHEYNGVGLAAPQVHLALAIAVLEVADHPRYPEMPHVPLTYLINPQVTILDSASVEDWEGCLSVPEMRGVAPRYKKLQVTALGRDSEPLDFVAEDFHARVIQHETDHLRGEVYLDRMPNLQSLSHLAEWQRFVLAPAAKK, encoded by the coding sequence ATGATCCTCAAAGTCGCTCGACTGGGCCATCCGGTCATCCGCACGATCGCGCAGCCGGTCCGCCCCGACGTCATCCGAACGTCCGAGTTCCAGCGACTGCTCGACGATATGGTCGAAACCATGCACGAATACAACGGTGTGGGTCTGGCCGCGCCTCAGGTCCACCTCGCGCTCGCGATTGCGGTGCTCGAAGTCGCCGACCATCCGCGCTATCCGGAGATGCCGCACGTTCCGCTGACCTATTTGATTAATCCGCAGGTGACGATTCTCGATTCCGCGAGCGTCGAGGATTGGGAGGGATGTCTCAGCGTCCCCGAGATGCGCGGGGTGGCGCCGCGCTACAAGAAGTTGCAAGTGACGGCGCTCGGGCGCGATAGCGAACCACTCGATTTTGTCGCCGAGGATTTCCATGCGCGGGTGATTCAGCATGAAACCGACCATCTGCGCGGCGAGGTCTACCTCGATCGGATGCCGAATCTGCAATCACTCAGTCATCTGGCGGAGTGGCAGCGGTTCGTGCTTGCGCCGGCGGCGAAGAAATAA
- a CDS encoding helix-turn-helix domain-containing protein: MAHVMTLEEVASYLRVHPSTIYRLLKKRQLPAFKVGSDWRFNLESIDRWRSDAEGGQSAEGAQAVVGFADN; encoded by the coding sequence ATGGCGCACGTGATGACGTTGGAAGAGGTGGCGAGTTACCTGCGAGTGCATCCATCGACCATTTACCGGCTGCTGAAGAAAAGACAGCTGCCGGCCTTCAAGGTCGGGAGTGACTGGCGCTTTAACCTCGAGTCGATCGACCGCTGGCGCTCGGACGCCGAGGGCGGACAATCGGCAGAAGGCGCACAAGCGGTAGTCGGCTTCGCCGACAACTGA